A window from Gorilla gorilla gorilla isolate KB3781 chromosome 21, NHGRI_mGorGor1-v2.1_pri, whole genome shotgun sequence encodes these proteins:
- the PLTP gene encoding phospholipid transfer protein isoform X3, which produces MLQITNASLGLRFRRQLLYWFFYDGGYINASAEGVSIRTGLELSRDPAGRMKVSNVSCQASVSRMHAAFGGTFKKVYDFLSTFITSGMRFLLNQQICPVLYHAGTVLLNSLLDTVPVRSSVDELVGIDYSLMKDPVASTSNLDMDFRGAFFPLTERNWSLPNRAVEPQLQEEERMVYVAFSEFFFDSAMESYFRAGALQLSLVGDKVPHDLDMLLRATYFGSIVLLSPAVIDSPLKLELRVLAPPRCTIKPSGTTISVTASVTIALVPPDQPEVQLSSMTMDARLSAKMALRGKALRTQLDLRRFRIYSNHSALESLALIPLQAPLKTMLQIGVMPMLNERTWRGVQIPLPEGIDFVREVVMNHAGFLTIGADLHFAKGLREVIEKNRPADVRASTAPPPSTAAV; this is translated from the exons ATGCTTCAAATCACCAATGCCTCCTTGGGGCTGCGCTTCCGGAGACAGCTGCTCTACTGGTTCTT CTATGATGGGGGCTACATCAACGCCTCAGCTGAGGGTGTGTCCATCCGCACTGGTCTGGAGCTCTCCCGGGATCCCGCTGGACGGATGAAAGTGTCCAATGTCTCCTGCCAGGCCTCTGTCTCCAGAATGCATGCGGCCTTCGGGGGAACCTTCAA GAAGGTGTATGATTTTCTCTCCACGTTCATCACCTCAGGGATGCGCTTCCTCCTCAACCAGCAG ATCTGCCCTGTCCTCTACCACGCAGGGACGGTCCTGCTCAACTCCCTCCTGGACACCGTGCCTG TGCGCAGTTCTGTGGACGAGCTTGTTGGCATTGACTATTCCCTCATGAAGGATCCTGTGGCTTCCACCAGCAACCTGGACATGGACTTCCGG GGGGCCTTCTTCCCCCTGACTGAGAGGAACTGGAGCCTCCCCAACCGGGCAGTGGAGCCCCAGCTGCAGGAGGAAGAGCGGATGGTGTATGTGGCCTTCTCTGAGTTCTTCTTCGACTCTGCCATGGAGAGCTACTTCCGGGCGGGGGCCCTGCAGCTGTCGCTGGTGGGGGACAAG GTGCCCCACGACCTGGACATGCTGCTGAGGGCCACCTACTTTGGGAGCATTGTCCTGCTG AGCCCAGCAGTGATTGACTCCCCATTGAAGCTGGAGCTGCGGGTCCTGGCCCCACCGCGCTGCACCATCAAGCCCTCTGGCACCACCATCTCTGTCACTGCTAGCGTCACCATTGCCCTGGTCCCACCAGACCAGCCTGAGGTCCAGCTGTCCAGCATGACTATG GACGCCCGTCTCAGCGCCAAGATGGCTCTCCGGGGGAAGGCCCTGCGCACGCAGCTGGACCTGCGCAG GTTCCGAATCTATTCCAACCATTCTGCACTGGAGTCGCTGGCT CTGATCCCATTACAGGCCCCTCTGAAGACCATGCTGCAGATTGGGGTGATGCCCATGCTCAATG AGCGGACCTGGCGTGGGGTGCAGATCCCACTACCTGAGGGCATCGACTTTGTGCGTGAGGTGGTGATGAACCATGCG GGATTCCTCACCATCGGGGCTGATCTCCACTTTGCTAAAGGGCTGCGAGAGGTGATTGAGAAGAACCGGCCTGCCGATGTCAGGGCGTCCACTGCCCCCCCACCGTCCACAGCAGCTGTCTGA
- the PLTP gene encoding phospholipid transfer protein isoform X1: MGLSGSDNSCDPTPSPGPLAMALFGALFLALLAGAHAEFPGCKIRVTSKALELVKQEGLRFLEQELETITIPDLRGKEGHFYYNISEVKVTELQLTSSELDFQPQQELMLQITNASLGLRFRRQLLYWFFYDGGYINASAEGVSIRTGLELSRDPAGRMKVSNVSCQASVSRMHAAFGGTFKKVYDFLSTFITSGMRFLLNQQICPVLYHAGTVLLNSLLDTVPVRSSVDELVGIDYSLMKDPVASTSNLDMDFRGAFFPLTERNWSLPNRAVEPQLQEEERMVYVAFSEFFFDSAMESYFRAGALQLSLVGDKVPHDLDMLLRATYFGSIVLLSPAVIDSPLKLELRVLAPPRCTIKPSGTTISVTASVTIALVPPDQPEVQLSSMTMDARLSAKMALRGKALRTQLDLRRFRIYSNHSALESLALIPLQAPLKTMLQIGVMPMLNERTWRGVQIPLPEGIDFVREVVMNHAGFLTIGADLHFAKGLREVIEKNRPADVRASTAPPPSTAAV, translated from the exons ATGGGTTTAAGCGGCTCAGATAACTCCTGcgaccccaccccatccccaggccCGCTCGCCATGGCCCTCTTCGGGGCCCTCTTCCTAGCGCTGCTGGCAGGCGCACACGCAGAGTTCCCAGGCTGCAAGATCCGCGTCACCTCCAAGGCGCTGGAGCTGG TGAAGCAGGAGGGGCTGCGCTTTCTGGAGCAAGAGCTGGAGACCATCACCATTCCGGACCTGCGGGGCAAAGAAGGCCACTTCTACTACAACATCTCTGA GGTGAAGGTCACAGAGCTGCAGCTGACATCTTCCGAGCTCGATTTCCAGCCACAGCAGGAGCTGATGCTTCAAATCACCAATGCCTCCTTGGGGCTGCGCTTCCGGAGACAGCTGCTCTACTGGTTCTT CTATGATGGGGGCTACATCAACGCCTCAGCTGAGGGTGTGTCCATCCGCACTGGTCTGGAGCTCTCCCGGGATCCCGCTGGACGGATGAAAGTGTCCAATGTCTCCTGCCAGGCCTCTGTCTCCAGAATGCATGCGGCCTTCGGGGGAACCTTCAA GAAGGTGTATGATTTTCTCTCCACGTTCATCACCTCAGGGATGCGCTTCCTCCTCAACCAGCAG ATCTGCCCTGTCCTCTACCACGCAGGGACGGTCCTGCTCAACTCCCTCCTGGACACCGTGCCTG TGCGCAGTTCTGTGGACGAGCTTGTTGGCATTGACTATTCCCTCATGAAGGATCCTGTGGCTTCCACCAGCAACCTGGACATGGACTTCCGG GGGGCCTTCTTCCCCCTGACTGAGAGGAACTGGAGCCTCCCCAACCGGGCAGTGGAGCCCCAGCTGCAGGAGGAAGAGCGGATGGTGTATGTGGCCTTCTCTGAGTTCTTCTTCGACTCTGCCATGGAGAGCTACTTCCGGGCGGGGGCCCTGCAGCTGTCGCTGGTGGGGGACAAG GTGCCCCACGACCTGGACATGCTGCTGAGGGCCACCTACTTTGGGAGCATTGTCCTGCTG AGCCCAGCAGTGATTGACTCCCCATTGAAGCTGGAGCTGCGGGTCCTGGCCCCACCGCGCTGCACCATCAAGCCCTCTGGCACCACCATCTCTGTCACTGCTAGCGTCACCATTGCCCTGGTCCCACCAGACCAGCCTGAGGTCCAGCTGTCCAGCATGACTATG GACGCCCGTCTCAGCGCCAAGATGGCTCTCCGGGGGAAGGCCCTGCGCACGCAGCTGGACCTGCGCAG GTTCCGAATCTATTCCAACCATTCTGCACTGGAGTCGCTGGCT CTGATCCCATTACAGGCCCCTCTGAAGACCATGCTGCAGATTGGGGTGATGCCCATGCTCAATG AGCGGACCTGGCGTGGGGTGCAGATCCCACTACCTGAGGGCATCGACTTTGTGCGTGAGGTGGTGATGAACCATGCG GGATTCCTCACCATCGGGGCTGATCTCCACTTTGCTAAAGGGCTGCGAGAGGTGATTGAGAAGAACCGGCCTGCCGATGTCAGGGCGTCCACTGCCCCCCCACCGTCCACAGCAGCTGTCTGA
- the ZSWIM1 gene encoding zinc finger SWIM domain-containing protein 1 translates to MLERLKAPWSAALQRKYFDLGIWTAPISPMALTMLNGLLIKDSSPPMMLLHQVNKTAQLDTFNYQSCFMQSVFDHFPEILFIHRTYNPRGKVLYTFLVDGPRVQLEGHLARAVYFAIPAKEDTEGLAQMFQVFKKFNPAWERVCTILVDPHFLPLPTLAMEFPTAEVLLSAFHICKFLQAKFYQLSLERPVERLLLTSLQSTMCSATAGNLRKLYTLLSNCIPPAKLPELHSHWLLNDRIWLAHRWRSRAESSRYFQSLEVTTRILSQFFGTTPSEKQGMASLFRYMQQNSADKANFNQGLCAQNNHAPSDTIPESPKVEQLVESHIQHSLSAICTGPAAQLCLGELAVVQKSTHLIGSGSEKMNIQILEDTHKVQPQPPASCSCYFNQAFHLPCRHILAMLSARRQVLQPDMLPAQWTAGCATSLDSILGSKWSETLDKHLAVTHLTEEVGQLLQHCTKEEFERRYSTLRELADSWIGPYEQVQL, encoded by the coding sequence ATGCTTGAGAGACTCAAAGCCCCGTGGTCAGCTGCCCTGCAAAGAAAGTATTTTGACCTTGGCATTTGGACAGCTCCCATCTCTCCCATGGCCCTGACAATGCTGAATGGGCTCCTGATTAAGGACTCAAGCCCACCTATGATGCTGCTGCACCAGGTTAACAAGACTGCCCAGTTAGATACCTTCAACTACCAGAGCTGCTTTATGCAAAGTGTCTTTGACCATTTCCCTGAGATCTTATTTATCCACCGGACCTATAACCCAAGGGGTAAGGTCTTATATACCTTCCTGGTGGATGGACCTCGGGTGCAGCTGGAGGGTCATCTTGCCCGAGCAGTCTACTTTGCCATCCCTGCCAAGGAGGACACTGAAGGCCTGGCCCAGATGTTCCAGGTATTCAAGAAGTTTAACCCAGCATGGGAGAGAGTCTGTACCATCCTGGTGGATCCTCATTTCCTTCCACTGCCTACCCTAGCCATGGAGTTCCCCACAGCTGAGGTCCTTCTCTCAGCCTTCCACATTTGTAAGTTCCTCCAGGCCAAGTTCTATCAGCTGTCCCTTGAACGGCCCGTGGAAAGGCTGCTCCTGACCTCCCTGCAGAGCACAATGTGCTCAGCCACAGCAGGCAACCTGAGAAAGTTGTATACACTCCTGAGCAACTGCATCCCTCCAGCCAAGCTGCCCGAGCTTCACTCACACTGGCTGCTCAACGACCGCATCTGGCTGGCTCACCGCTGGAGAAGCCGAGCTGAGAGCAGCCGCTACTTCCAGAGCCTCGAGGTCACCACCCGCATCCTCAGCCAGTTCTTTGGTACCACCCCATCTGAGAAACAAGGTATGGCTTCTCTGTTCCGTTACATGCAGCAGAACTCTGCAGACAAGGCAAACTTCAACCAGGGCCTGTGTGCCCAGAACAATCATGCTCCCTCAGACACCATCCCCGAAAGCCCCAAAGTGGAGCAGCTGGTAGAATCCCACATCCAGCACTCCCTCAGTGCCATCTGCACAGGGCCAGCAGCCCAACTCTGCCTGGGCGAGCTTGCTGTGGTCCAGAAATCCACACATCTCATTGGCTCTGGCTCAGAAAAGATGAACATACAGATCCTGGAAGATACCCATAAGGTGCAGCCCCAGCCCCCTGCCAGCTGCAGCTGCTACTTTAACCAGGCCTTCCACCTGCCCTGCCGCCACATCCTAGCCATGCTCAGTGCCCGCCGCCAGGTGCTCCAGCCCGACATGCTGCCGGCTCAGTGGACGGCAGGCTGTGCTACCAGTCTAGACAGCATTCTGGGCAGCAAGTGGAGTGAGACCCTGGATAAGCACCTGGCAGTGACTCACCTCACCGAGGAGGTGGGTCAGCTGTTGCAGCACTGCACCAAGGAGGAGTTTGAGCGGAGGTATAGCACCCTGCGGGAACTGGCCGACAGCTGGATTGGGCCTTATGAGCAGGTCCAACTCTGA
- the SPATA25 gene encoding spermatogenesis-associated protein 25 isoform X2 has translation MRVTSFRITAGGAASPGLSLGLCSPVEPVVVASGGTGPLSQKAEQVAPAAQAWGPALAMPQARGCPGGTSWETLQKEYSRNCHKFPHVRQLESLGWDNGYSRSRAPDLGGPSRPRPLMLCGLSPRVLPVPSEAVRKEASSQPDICILTLAMMIAGIPTVPVPGVREEDLIWAAQAFMMAHPEPEGAVEGARWEQAHAHTASGKMPLVRSKRGQPPGSCL, from the exons ATGAGAGTCACTTCGTTTAGAATCACTGCAG GTGGGGCTGCTTCTCCAGGCTTGTCCCTTGGCCTCTGTAGTCCTGTAGAGCCAGTGGTGGTGGCCTCTGGTGGAACAGGCCCACTGAGCCAGAAAGCTGAGCAGGTGGCACCTGCTGCCCAGGCCTGGGGCCCAGCCCTGGCAATGCCACAAGCCAGGGGCTGCCCTGGGGGGACTAGCTGGGAGACACTACAGAAGGAATACAGCCGAAACTGCCACAAATTCCCGCATGTGAGGCAGCTGGAGAGCTTGGGCTGGGACAATGGCTACTCCAGAAGCAGAGCCCCTGACCTGGGTGGCCCCAGCAGGCCTAGGCCCCTGATGCTGTGTGGGCTGTCACCACGGGTTCTACCGGTACCCTCTGAGGCAGTGCGGAAGGAGGCCAGCTCCCAGCCTGATATCTGCATCCTCACCCTTGCTATGATGATCGCTGGCATCCCTACCGTGCCCGTCCCAGGCGTTCGGGAAGAGGACCTCATCTGGGCCGCTCAAGCTTTCATGATGGCCCATCCGGAGCCAGAGGGTGCTGTGGAGGGGGCGCGGTGGGAGCAGGCGCATGCCCACACAGCCTCTGGGAAGATGCCCCTAGTGAGATCTAAGAGGGGCCAGCCTCCTGGCTCCTGCTTGTAG
- the NEURL2 gene encoding neuralized-like protein 2 produces the protein MAAASKPVDSGALWGLARPEPPPTRFHRVHGANIRVDPSGTRATRVESFAHGVCFSREPLAPGQVFLVEIEEKELGWCGHLRLGLTALDPASLAPVPEFSLPDLVNLGHTWVFAITRHHNRVPREGRPEAEAAAPRRPPTLLVEPYLRIEQFRIPRDRLVGRSRPGLYSHLLDQLYELNVLPPTARRSRLGVLFCPRPDGTADMHIIINGEDMGPSARGLPAAQPLYAVVDVFASTKSVRLVQLEYGLPSLQTLCRLVIQRSMVHRLAIDGLHLPKELKDFCKYE, from the exons ATGGCTGCTGCCTCCAAGCCCGTGGATTCGGGTGCACTCTGGGGACTCGCGCGCCCGGAGCCCCCTCCCACCCGCTTCCATCGGGTGCACGGTGCCAACATCCGCGTGGACCCCTCTGGGACGCGGGCCACACGCGTGGAGAGCTTCGCCCACGGCGTGTGCTTCAGCCGCGAGCCGCTGGCCCCGGGCCAGGTCTTCCTGGTTGAGATCGAGGAGAAAGAGCTGGGCTGGTGCGGACATCTGCGTCTCGGTCTGACCGCGCTGGACCCCGCCAGTCTGGCCCCCGTTCCCGAGTTTTCTCTGCCCGACCTGGTCAACCTGGGCCACACCTGGGTATTCGCCATCACGCGCCACCACAACCGCGTGCCCCGGGAGGGCCGCCCGGAGGCGGAGGCAGCGGCCCCCAGACGACCTCCAACCCTCCTCGTGGAACCATATCTGCGCATTGAGCAGTTTCGCATTCCCCGGGACCGCCTGGTGGGCCGCAGCCGGCCAGGGCTCTACAGCCATCTCTTGGACCAGCTCTATGAGCTGAACGTGCTGCCTCCGACCGCGCGCCGTAGCCGCCTGGGCGTCCTCTTTTGCCCGCGCCCCGATGGCACGGCCGACATGCACATCATCATCAACGGCGAGGACATGGGCCCGAGCGCCCGGGGACTGCCAGCTGCGCAGCCCCTCTACGCGGTGGTGGACGTGTTTGCTTCCACAAAGAGCGTGCGCCTTGTCCAGCTCGAGTATGGCT TGCCATCCCTGCAGACTCTGTGCCGCCTAGTGATACAAAGGAGCATGGTGCACCGGCTGGCCATTGATGGGCTCCACCTGCCCAAAGAACTTAAGGATTTCTGCAAGTATGAGTGA
- the CTSA gene encoding lysosomal protective protein gives MTSSPRAPPGEQGRGGAEMIRAAPPPLFLLLLLVSWASRGEAAPDQDEIQRLPGLAKQPSFRQYSGYLKGSGSKHLHYWFVESQKDPENSPVVLWLNGGPGCSSLDGLLTEHGPFLVQPDGVTLEYNPYSWNLIANVLYLESPAGVGFSYSDDKFYATNDTEVAQSNFEALQDFFRLFPEYKNNKLFLTGESYAGIYIPTLAVLVMQDPSMNLQGLAVGNGLSSYEQNDNSLVYFAYYHGLLGNRLWSSLQTHCCSQNKCNFYDNKDPECVTNLQEVARIVGNSGLNIYNLYAPCAGGVPSHFRYEKDTVVVQDLGNIFTRLPLKQTWHQALLRSGDKVRMDPPCTNTTAASTYLNNPYVRKALNIPEQLPQWDMCNFLVNLQYRRLYRSMNSQYLKLLSSQKYQILLYNGDVDMACNFMGDEWFVDSLNQKMEVQRRPWLVKYGDSGEQIAGFVKEFSHIAFLTIKGAGHMVPTDKPLAAFTMFSRFLNKQPY, from the exons ATGACTTCCAGTCCCCGGGCGCCTCCTGGAGAGCAAGGACGCGGGGGAGCAGAG ATGATCCGagccgcgccgccgccgctgttcctgctgctgctgctagtgTCCTGGGCGTCCCGAGGCGAGGCAGCCCCCGACCAGGACGAGATCCAGCGCCTCCCCGGGCTGGCCAAGCAGCCGTCTTTCCGCCAGTACTCCGGCTACCTCAAAGGCTCCGGCTCCAAGCACCTCCACTACTG GTTTGTGGAGTCCCAGAAGGATCCCGAGAACAGCCCTGTGGTGCTTTGGCTCAACGGGGGTCCCGGCTGCAGCTCCCTAGATGGGCTCCTCACAGAGCATGGCCCCTTCCTG GTCCAGCCAGATGGTGTCACCCTGGAGTACAACCCCTATTCTTGGAATCTG ATTGCCAATGTGTTATACCTGGAGTCCCCAGCTGGGGTGGGCTTCTCCTACTCCGATGACAAGTTTTATGCAACTAATGACACTGAG GTCGCCCAGAGCAATTTTGAGGCCCTTCAAGATTTCTTCCGCCTCTTTCCGGAGTACAAGAACAACAAACTTTTCCTGACCGGGGAGAGCTATGCTGGCATCTACATCCCCACCCTGGCTGTGCTGGTCATGCAGGATCCCAGCATGAACCTTCAG GGGCTGGCTGTGGGCAATGGACTCTCCTCCTATGAGCAGAATGACAACTCCCTGGTCTACTTTGCCTACTACCATGGCCTTCTGGGAAACAG GCTTTGGTCTTCTCTCCAGACCCACTGCTGCTCTCAAAACAAGTGTAACTTCTATGACAACAAAGACCCGGAATGTGTGACCAAT CTTCAGGAAGTGGCCCGCATCGTGGGCAACTCTGGCCTCAACATCTACAATCTCTATGCCCCGTGTGCTGGAGGGGTGCCCAGCCATTTTAG GTATGAGAAGGACACTGTTGTGGTCCAGGATTTGGGCAACATTTTCACTCGCCTGCCACTCAAGCAGACGTGGCATCAG GCACTCCTGCGCTCAGGGGATAAAGTGCGCATGGACCCCCCCTGCACCAACACAACAGCTGCTTCCACCTACCTCAACAACCCGTATGTGCGGAAGGCCCTCAACATCCCGGAGCAGCTGCCGCAATGGGACATGTGCAA CTTTCTGGTAAACTTACAGTACCGCCGTCTCTACCGAAGCATGAACTCCCAGTATCTGAAGCTGCTTAGCTCACAG AAATACCAGATCCTGTTATATAATGGAGATGTAGACATGGCCTGCAATTTCATGGGGGATGAGTGGTTTGTGGATTCCCTCAACCAGAAG ATGGAGGTGCAGCGCCGGCCCTGGTTAGTGAAGTACGGGGACAGCGGGGAGCAGATTGCCGGCTTCGTGAAGGAGTTCTCCCACATCGCCTTTCTCACAATCAAG GGCGCCGGCCACATGGTTCCCACCGACAAGCCCCTCGCTGCCTTCACCATGTTCTCCCGTTTCCTGAACAAGCAGCCATACTGA
- the SPATA25 gene encoding spermatogenesis-associated protein 25 isoform X1 — MSYFRTPQTHPGPLPSGQGGAASPGLSLGLCSPVEPVVVASGGTGPLSQKAEQVAPAAQAWGPALAMPQARGCPGGTSWETLQKEYSRNCHKFPHVRQLESLGWDNGYSRSRAPDLGGPSRPRPLMLCGLSPRVLPVPSEAVRKEASSQPDICILTLAMMIAGIPTVPVPGVREEDLIWAAQAFMMAHPEPEGAVEGARWEQAHAHTASGKMPLVRSKRGQPPGSCL; from the exons ATGTCCTACTTCAGGACTCCACAAACTCATCCAGGTCCTCTGCCTTCCGGCCAAG GTGGGGCTGCTTCTCCAGGCTTGTCCCTTGGCCTCTGTAGTCCTGTAGAGCCAGTGGTGGTGGCCTCTGGTGGAACAGGCCCACTGAGCCAGAAAGCTGAGCAGGTGGCACCTGCTGCCCAGGCCTGGGGCCCAGCCCTGGCAATGCCACAAGCCAGGGGCTGCCCTGGGGGGACTAGCTGGGAGACACTACAGAAGGAATACAGCCGAAACTGCCACAAATTCCCGCATGTGAGGCAGCTGGAGAGCTTGGGCTGGGACAATGGCTACTCCAGAAGCAGAGCCCCTGACCTGGGTGGCCCCAGCAGGCCTAGGCCCCTGATGCTGTGTGGGCTGTCACCACGGGTTCTACCGGTACCCTCTGAGGCAGTGCGGAAGGAGGCCAGCTCCCAGCCTGATATCTGCATCCTCACCCTTGCTATGATGATCGCTGGCATCCCTACCGTGCCCGTCCCAGGCGTTCGGGAAGAGGACCTCATCTGGGCCGCTCAAGCTTTCATGATGGCCCATCCGGAGCCAGAGGGTGCTGTGGAGGGGGCGCGGTGGGAGCAGGCGCATGCCCACACAGCCTCTGGGAAGATGCCCCTAGTGAGATCTAAGAGGGGCCAGCCTCCTGGCTCCTGCTTGTAG
- the PLTP gene encoding phospholipid transfer protein isoform X2 has protein sequence MALFGALFLALLAGAHAEFPGCKIRVTSKALELVKQEGLRFLEQELETITIPDLRGKEGHFYYNISEVKVTELQLTSSELDFQPQQELMLQITNASLGLRFRRQLLYWFFYDGGYINASAEGVSIRTGLELSRDPAGRMKVSNVSCQASVSRMHAAFGGTFKKVYDFLSTFITSGMRFLLNQQICPVLYHAGTVLLNSLLDTVPVRSSVDELVGIDYSLMKDPVASTSNLDMDFRGAFFPLTERNWSLPNRAVEPQLQEEERMVYVAFSEFFFDSAMESYFRAGALQLSLVGDKVPHDLDMLLRATYFGSIVLLSPAVIDSPLKLELRVLAPPRCTIKPSGTTISVTASVTIALVPPDQPEVQLSSMTMDARLSAKMALRGKALRTQLDLRRFRIYSNHSALESLALIPLQAPLKTMLQIGVMPMLNERTWRGVQIPLPEGIDFVREVVMNHAGFLTIGADLHFAKGLREVIEKNRPADVRASTAPPPSTAAV, from the exons ATGGCCCTCTTCGGGGCCCTCTTCCTAGCGCTGCTGGCAGGCGCACACGCAGAGTTCCCAGGCTGCAAGATCCGCGTCACCTCCAAGGCGCTGGAGCTGG TGAAGCAGGAGGGGCTGCGCTTTCTGGAGCAAGAGCTGGAGACCATCACCATTCCGGACCTGCGGGGCAAAGAAGGCCACTTCTACTACAACATCTCTGA GGTGAAGGTCACAGAGCTGCAGCTGACATCTTCCGAGCTCGATTTCCAGCCACAGCAGGAGCTGATGCTTCAAATCACCAATGCCTCCTTGGGGCTGCGCTTCCGGAGACAGCTGCTCTACTGGTTCTT CTATGATGGGGGCTACATCAACGCCTCAGCTGAGGGTGTGTCCATCCGCACTGGTCTGGAGCTCTCCCGGGATCCCGCTGGACGGATGAAAGTGTCCAATGTCTCCTGCCAGGCCTCTGTCTCCAGAATGCATGCGGCCTTCGGGGGAACCTTCAA GAAGGTGTATGATTTTCTCTCCACGTTCATCACCTCAGGGATGCGCTTCCTCCTCAACCAGCAG ATCTGCCCTGTCCTCTACCACGCAGGGACGGTCCTGCTCAACTCCCTCCTGGACACCGTGCCTG TGCGCAGTTCTGTGGACGAGCTTGTTGGCATTGACTATTCCCTCATGAAGGATCCTGTGGCTTCCACCAGCAACCTGGACATGGACTTCCGG GGGGCCTTCTTCCCCCTGACTGAGAGGAACTGGAGCCTCCCCAACCGGGCAGTGGAGCCCCAGCTGCAGGAGGAAGAGCGGATGGTGTATGTGGCCTTCTCTGAGTTCTTCTTCGACTCTGCCATGGAGAGCTACTTCCGGGCGGGGGCCCTGCAGCTGTCGCTGGTGGGGGACAAG GTGCCCCACGACCTGGACATGCTGCTGAGGGCCACCTACTTTGGGAGCATTGTCCTGCTG AGCCCAGCAGTGATTGACTCCCCATTGAAGCTGGAGCTGCGGGTCCTGGCCCCACCGCGCTGCACCATCAAGCCCTCTGGCACCACCATCTCTGTCACTGCTAGCGTCACCATTGCCCTGGTCCCACCAGACCAGCCTGAGGTCCAGCTGTCCAGCATGACTATG GACGCCCGTCTCAGCGCCAAGATGGCTCTCCGGGGGAAGGCCCTGCGCACGCAGCTGGACCTGCGCAG GTTCCGAATCTATTCCAACCATTCTGCACTGGAGTCGCTGGCT CTGATCCCATTACAGGCCCCTCTGAAGACCATGCTGCAGATTGGGGTGATGCCCATGCTCAATG AGCGGACCTGGCGTGGGGTGCAGATCCCACTACCTGAGGGCATCGACTTTGTGCGTGAGGTGGTGATGAACCATGCG GGATTCCTCACCATCGGGGCTGATCTCCACTTTGCTAAAGGGCTGCGAGAGGTGATTGAGAAGAACCGGCCTGCCGATGTCAGGGCGTCCACTGCCCCCCCACCGTCCACAGCAGCTGTCTGA